The region tgtctgagtgttggcccctggtgccgtctggtttgtaaatgatgtctgagtgttggcccctggtgccgtctggtttgtaaatgatgtctgagtgttggccctggtgccgtctggtttgtaaatgatgtctgagtgttggcccctggtgccgtctggtttgtaaatgatgtctgagtgttggcccctggtgccgtctggttttgtaaatgatgtctgagtgttggccgtctggtttgtaaatgatgtgagtgttggcccctggtgacgtctggtttgtaaatgatgtctgagtgttgtgggcccctggtgccgtctggtttgtaaatgatgtctgagtgttggcccctggtgccgtctggtttgtaaatgatgtctgagtgttggcccctggtgacgtctggtttgtaaatgatgtctgagtgttggcccctggtgccgtctggtttgtaaatgatgtctgagtgttggcccctggtgccgtctggtttgtaaatgatgtctgagtgttggcccctggtgccgtctggtttgtaaatgatgtctgagtgttggcctgggcccctggtttgtaaatgatgtctgatctctggtttgtaaatgatgtctgagtgttggcgtggcccctggtgccgtctggtttgtaaatgatgtctgagtgttggcccctggtgcccgtctggtttgtaaatgatgtctgagtgttggcgcccctggtgccgtctggtttgtaaatgatgtctgagtgttggcccctggtgccgtctggtttgtaaatgatgtctgagtgttggcccctggtgccgtctggtttgtaaatgatgtctgagtgttggcccctggtgacgtctggtttgtaaatgatgtctgagtgttggccctggtgccgtctggtttgtaaatgatgtctgagtgttggcccctggtgccgtcctGGTGCCccatctggtttgtaaatgatgtctgagtgttggcccctggtgccatctggtttgtaaatgatgtctgagtgttggcccctggtgccatctggtttgtaaatgatgtctgagtgttggcgtgggcccctggtgcccatctggtttgtaaatgatgtctgagtgttggcccctggtgaccatctggtttgtaaatgatgtctgagtgttggcccctggtgccgtctggtttgtaaatgatgtctgagtgttggcccctggcgacgtctggtttgtaaatgatgtctgagtgttggcccctggtgccatctggtttgtaaatgatgtctgagtgttggcccctggtgccgtctggtttgtaaatgatgtctgagtgttggctggtttgtaaatgatgtctgagtgttggccctggtgccatctggtttgtaaatgatgtctgagtgttggcccctggtgccatctggtttgtaaatgatgtctgagtgttggcgtgggcccctggtgccatctggtttgtaaatgatgtctgagtgttggcccctggtgccgtctggtttgtaaatgatgtctgagtggccCTGGATGTCAGTGGGCCCCTGccatctggtttgtaaatgatgtctgagtgtgggcccctggtgacgtctggtttgtaaatgatgtctgagtgttggcgtgggcccctggtgccgtctggtttgtaaatgatgtctgagtgttggcgtgggcccctggtgccgtctggtttgtaaatgatgtctgagtgttggcccctggtgccgtctggtttgtaaatgatgtctgagtgttggcccctggtgccatctggtttgtaaatgatgtctgagtgttggcccctggtgccatctggtttgtaaatgatgtctgagtgttggcccctggtgccgtctggtttgtaaatgatgtctgagtgttggcccctggtgacgtctggtttgtaaatgatgtctgagtgttggcgtgggcccctggtgacgtctggtttgtaaatgatgtctgagtgttggcccctggtgccgtctggtttgtaaatgatgtctgagtgttggcgtgggcccctggtgccgtctggtttgtaaatgatgtctgattgttggcccctggtgacgcgtctggtttgtaaatgatgtcgttgggccctggtgacgtctggtttgtaaatgatgtctgagtgttggcgtcctggtgccgtctggtttgtaaatgatgtctgagtgttgggccctggtgacgtctggtttgtaaatgatgtctgagtgtgggCCCCTGTAAATGATgtcgtctggtttgtaaatgatgtctgagtgttggcgtgggcccctggtgccgtctggtttgtaaatgatgtctgagtgttggcgtgggcccctgGTGATGTCGtctgccgtctggtttgtaaatgatgtctgagtgttgcccctggtgacgtctggtttgtaaatgatgtctgagtgttggcccctggtgacgtctggttttgtaaatgatgtctgagtgttggcccctggtgcgtCTGGTttataaatgatgtctgagtgttggcccctggtgccgtctggtttgtaaatgatgtctgagtgttgggccctggtgccgtctggtttgtaaatgatgtctgagtgttggcccctggtgccgtctggtttgtaaatgatgtctgagtgttggccctggtgccgtctggtttgtaaatgatgtctgagtgttggcccctggtgccgtctggtttgtaaatgatgtctgagtgttggcccctggtgccgtctggtttgtaaatgatgtctgagtgttggcccctggtgccgtctggtttataaatgatgtctgagtgttggcccctggtgccgtctggtttgtaaatgatgtctgagtgttggcccctggtgccgtctggtttgtaaatgatgtctgagtgttggcccctggtgccgtctggtttgtaaaatgatgtctggtttgtaaatgatgtctgagtggcccctggtgccgtctggtttgtaaatgatgtctgagtgttggcccctggtgccatctggtttgtaaatgatgtctgagtgttggcgtgggcccctggtgccgtctggtttgtaaatgatgtctgagtgttggcgtgggcccctggtgccatctggtttgtaaatgatgtctgagtgttggcgtgggcccctggtgtcgtctggtttgtaaattatgtctgagtgttggcccctggtgacgtctggtttgtaaatgatgtctgagtgttggcccctggtgccgtctggtttgtaaatgatgtctgagtgttggcccctggtgccgtctggtttgtaaatgatgtctgagtgttggcccctggtgccgtctggtttgtaaatgatgtctgagtgttggcccctggtgccgtctggtttgtaaatgatgtctgagtgttggcccctggtgccatctggtttgtaaatgatgtctgagtgttggcgtgggcccctggtgccatctggtttgtaaatgatgtctgagtgttggcgtgggcccctggtgccatctggtttgtaaatgatgtctgagtgttggcgtgggcccctggtttgtaaatgatgtctgagtgttggcctgGTGcctctggtttgtaaatgatgtctgagtgttggcgtgggcccctggtgccgtctggtttgtaaatgatgtctgagtgttggcccctggtgacgtctggtttgtaaatgatgtctgagtgttggcccctggtgccgtctggtttgtaaatgatgtctgagtgttggcgtgggcccctggtgccgtctggtttgtaaatgatgtctgagtgttggcccctggtgccatctggtttgtaaatgatgtctgagtgttggcccctggtgccatctggtttgtaaatgatgtctgagtgttggcgtgggcccctggtgccatctggtttgtaaatgatgtctgagtgttggcccctggtgccgtctggtttgtaaatgatgtctgagtgttggcgtgggcccctggtgccatctggtttgtaaatgatgtctgagtgtgggcccctggtgacgtctggtttgtaaatgatgtctgagtgttggcccctggtgccgtctggtttgtaaatgatgtctgagtgttggcgtgggcccctggtgccgtctggtttgtaaatgatgtctgagtgttggcccctggtgccgtctggtttgtaaatgatgtctgagtgttggcccctggtgccgtctggtttgtaaatgatgtctgagtgttggcccctggtgccgtctggtttgtaaatgatgtctgagtgttggcccctggtgccgtctggtttgtaaatgatgtctgagtgttggcgtgggcccctggtgccatctggtttgtaaatgatgtctgagtgttggcccctggtgacgtctggtttgtaaatgatgtctgagtgttggcgtgggcccctggtgccgtctggtttgtaaatgatgtctgagtgttggcccctggtgccgtgaTTGGTGCTGAAGACTGACTACCAGGGTCTGTGATTGGTGCTGAAGACTGACTACCAGGGTCTGTGATTGGTGCTGAAGACTGAGTACCAGGGTCTGTGATTGGTGCTGAAGCCTGAGTACCAGGGTCTGTGATTGGTGCTGAAGCCTGAGTACCAGGGTCTCTGATTGGTTGCTAGGCTGAGTACCAGGGTCACTGATTGGTTGCTAGGCTGAGTACCAGGTTCTCTGATTGGTTGCTAGGCTGAGTACCAGGGTCTCTGATTGGTTGCTAGGCTGAGTACAAGGGTCTCTGATTGGTTGCTAGGCTCACCCCTCTGCAGCTCCCTGAGGGCAGCGTAGCGTTGGTTGCGTACCCGGGTCCTGTTGGTCCGTCCCGCTGCTCTCCGCCTCACCTCCCGGCAGTAGTACTGCGCccgggggtcagaggtcagatggCAGAATACTGACAGGTGCTGTGGCTTCAGGTGGGCCTGTGggagagggttagaggtcagaggtgatgagacagagggttagaggtcagaggtgatgggacagagggttagaggtcagaggtgatgagacagagggttagaggtcagaggtgatgggacagagggttagaggtcagaggtgatgagacagagggttagaggtcagaggtgatgggacagagggttagaggtcagaggtgatgagacagagggttagaggtcagaggtgatgggacagagggttagaggtcagaggtgatgagacagagggttagaggtcagaggtgatgagacagagggttagaggtcagaggtgatgggacagagggttagaggtcagaggtgatgagacagagggttagaggtcagaggtgatgagacagagggttagaggtcagaggtgatgagacagaggttagaggtcagaggtgatgggacagagggttagaggtcagaggtgatgggacagagggttagaggtcagaggtgatgggacagagggttagaggtcagaggtgatgagacagagggttagaggtcagaggtgatgagacagagggttagaggtcagaggtgatgagacagagggttagaggtcagaggtgatgAGACAGAGGGTTATAGGTCAGAGGTGatgagacagagggttagaggtcagaggtgatgagacagagggttagaggtcagaggtgatgagacagagggttagaggtcagaggtgatgggacagagggttagaggtcagaggtgatgagacagagggttagaggtcagaggtgatgagacagagggttagaggtcagaggtgatgagacagagggttagaggtcagaggtgatgagacagagggttagaggtcagaggtgatgagacagagggttagaggtcagaggtgatgggacagagggttagaggtcagaggtgatgagacagagggttagaggtgatgagacagagggttagaggtcagaggttagaggtcagaggtgatgagacagagggttagaggtcagaggtgatgagacagagggttagaggtcagaggtgatgggacagagggacagagggttagaggtcagaggtgatgGGGGAGCAGGGGTTGGTCATATGTCAGTTTCTATTTAATACCAAGTTGTACTCAGGCCAGTTTCAgatacagagatactgtgtgaaTACAGTAAGTGAATGAGATGGCAAAGCATTTGTGTCTCAAAAACAATAAGTGTAAAGAATGTGTCTAAAAATATGGATTTCAAAAATACTTAACTTTCTAAGCTTTAATTTAATCAGTGGAGCCCAACTGAGACCAGGGTCTCATCTTCAGAGACCCAACTGAGACCAGGGTCTCATCTTCAGAGACCCAattgagaccagggtctcatCTTCAATGGTGCCCTGAGCCCATAAATAAAAGAAAGACCAGCCCAGTTCTGGTTGTCAGGGTTCGAGAAAAGAGGTACCTGGTATCGCTCCAGGAACACCAGGGGCTTGGTCCGGTATTGTCCCAGCAGCTCCTCTCTCCGCTGGGCTACGGTCAGTTCTGCCTCACCTACCTGCTGGCTCTTCACCTGAATACCACTCAcagccaccacctccaccatggcaCACACACCGATGGGATCCGCCtgggaaaaaacacacacacacacacacacacacacacacttgtcttcGCCAATTCCTAGTCATTCGCCGGTTGATAGCTAGCTAGTTCACACATTAACATCACAGATGAAAGGGGCGTAGTCATCAATATTTTTGGTAACATCTGGTTTCTACGTCTCCCTCCTTGTTGCTGTTTCTCACCTGGTTGTCCTGCGGCTCGTCCTCCTCGGTGTGGGCGGTTTCAGAGCAGCTAGAAGCTGGTCCGGTTCCCCAGGGGTCGGGCTGTGGTCGCCGGGGGTCGGGCTGTGGTCGCCGGGGGTCGGGCTGTGGTCTCCGGGGTTCGGGCTGTGGTCTCCGGGGTTCGGGCTGTGGTCGCCGGGGGTCGGGCTGTGGTCGCCGGGGTCGGGCTGTGGTCGCCGGGGGTCGGGCTGTCTGCAGGCCAATGGTTCAACGCTGACAGTCGGACTGGGCTCGGGAACAGGGTCGATCTCCCCCCACATGGCTGAGAGCACAATGACGACACCTCTATGGTCTAACTTAACTTACTAGCAATGTTAGCGCGGACGGAAGGTCCCTCTTTCTTGCGAAACGAGACTAATCTGATAAATATTGGTTGAATACAATTTTAGAATTCTCACTGCATTTCAAAGTTTATAAACCTTTAGCATTTCTTGCTATTTCGAAAATGTCGCTTCCTGGTCCGTCGTTGTTGTTAGTCCCCTGATTACCAAAAGGTACATCGCTCAAGGTTCCTACTTACGGTTcattatttttttcttctttttttttctttcttgaaCTTTTCCATTTATACAAACATATACGGGAGTTAAATGATACATTTTAAAAATGCATATTTAACAAAGAACATAACCAAACACACAGGTTGAAGAATATATATTTGAACAAACGTCAGATCTTATACTGTAGACAAAACATTAAATTATACACGTCATATCAGCAATGAGATTCAGGGCATGTTTGTTTTTAACAcatgtctatgtgtagtgtatgTTAAGGATTTTCTCATGAACCCTCCATTATGATTTGCACCAGTTCTTCTCCAGAATAAAGACAAGTTGGAACTCAACTTTTATTTTCAATTTAGTTTCTTTAATAGAATCTTATTTACACAGTATTTTGTCATTAATGTTTAGTAGCCCGGGAAGTTACAATACTCTGCTTCCATCTTTAAAGGCATCAGGTCTCAGGTCAGAGAACATACCTCTCCGTGGTCCTGTTAAAGGCATCAGGTCTCAGGTCAGAGATCACTCATACTGCAGTACTGGGAGCCGTGGTCCtgtagcccactgagctaaaggcatCAGGTCTCAGGTCAGAGATCACTCATACTGCAGTACTGGGAGCCGTGGTCCtgtagcccactgagctaaaggcatCAGGTCAGAAATCACTCATACTGCAGTACTGGGAGCTAAAGGCATCAGGTCCAGGTCAGAGATCCTCTGACTGCTAAAGTAGCCCCTCAAGGCATCAGGTCTCAGGTCACTGCAGTACTGGGAGCCATGGTCCTGTCACTGAGCTCATCAGGTCTCAGGTCAGAGATCACTCATACTGCAGAGTGCAGTCATCTGTTATGTTCCACCAACGTCCAGTCTTCATCATTTTTGACCTTCAACATTTAGTTTGATTTCATTTGTTTCTCAGGTCTGGAGGTCACTCATTTAGTCATCTGACGTCCAGTCTTCATCATTTTTGACCTTCAACATTTAGTTTGATTTCATTCAGGGAGAAAAATAAACAGAAAAATAAACAGAAAAGTAACCAATAACCAACCAACCTTATGTCTGTCTGTtcaggagagggggggggagggggatggatggaggggaggggagggacacaGATGTAGAGATGTGaagtttggagagagagagagatggaggtagggagggagactgatggagagagagagggatggagatagggagagacacagagatggagagagagggatggaggtaggaagagacacaggtggagagagagagggatggaggtagggagggacacaggtggagagagagagggatggaggtagggagggacacaggtggagagagagagggatggaggtagggagagacacagagatggagagagagggggatggaggtaggaagagacacagagatggagaggtagggagagacacaggtggagagagagagggatggaggtagagagagacacaggtggcgagagagagggatggaggtaggaagagacacaggtggagagagagggggatggaggtagggagggacacagagatggagagagagggatggaggtagggagagacaggtggagagagagggggatggaggtagggagagacaggtggagagagagagggatggaggtagggagggacacagctggagagagagggggatggaggtagggagggacacagagatgg is a window of Oncorhynchus nerka isolate Pitt River unplaced genomic scaffold, Oner_Uvic_2.0 unplaced_scaffold_838, whole genome shotgun sequence DNA encoding:
- the ccdc97 gene encoding coiled-coil domain-containing protein 97, producing TIGLQTARPPATTARPRRPQPDPRRPQPEPRRPQPEPRRPQPDPRRPQPDPRRPQPDPWGTGPASSCSETAHTEEDEPQDNQADPIGVCAMVEVVAVSGIQVKSQQVGEAELTVAQRREELLGQYRTKPLVFLERYQAHLKPQHLSVFCHLTSDPRAQYYCREVRRRAAGRTNRTRVRNQRYAALRELQRGGQYFSEDQMRSREPLLYEQYIGQYLTEEELLHRSLEAMQGGAGEERGPGGAEGGLAHLLLTSYQERLIQNRLQEEQDREENALEGEEVKWTGTPTTTTWTSSTEMQRRSTSMRMKRRRRKRRRT